GTTAGGGAGCTGATCCGTGCCAGTTTCCAGCGGGGCAAAATATCGGCGTTTGTCCAGCTTCAGCTCGAAGAGGCCGAAGCGTTGCCGGTGACTGTAAACCCTTCGAAAGTGAGGGGCTACAAGGCTCTTCTTGAAACCGTCCGCCGGGAGGCGGAAATCGAAGCTCCGGTAACCCTCGATCATGTGCTTCGTTTTTCCGAGATTTTCGAGCCTGACCACACCATTCTGGAACACCCGGACGAGATCTGGCCTATCGCTCAGTCGGCACTTATTGAGGCTATCGGCAATCTCAAGGAGATGCGCCGGAAAGAGGGTGAAGAGCTTGCGATTGACTTCCTGTCGAGGATCGACGAAATCGAGCGCACGCTCAAAGAGATCAAGGAGATTGCCGCTGGTAATCTCGAAACGATCCGCAAGCGGCTGGCCTCGAAAATCAGCGCCATTGCTGGGTGCGATGTCGAGTACAGCAAGGATCGCCTTGAAATGGAGATCGTCATGGCCGCCGAGCGGCTCGACATCACCGAGGAGTGCATCCGCTTCAGCAGCCATAACAAGTTTTTCATCGAAGAGCTGAACAACAGTTCGAGCGGCTCGGGCCGCAAGCTCAATTTCCTCCTGCAGGAGCAGCTCCGCGAGGCCAACACTATCGCGTCCAAGTCGCAGAATGCCGATATTTCGCAGAAAGTGGTGCATATCAAGGAGGAGCTCGAAAAGGTCAGGGAGCAGTTGCAAAACATCGAATGAGTCTATGAGCGCAGAACAGGTTTTGGACCAGGGCAGGCTGATCGTCTTTTCCGCGCCTTCCGGCACCGGGAAATCGACGGTTGCAAAACTCGTGATGGAGCGTCTCGGCTCTCTCGAATTTTCTGTTTCGGCTACCACGCGCCAGATGAGAGCTGGCGAGCGCGATGGCGTCGATTACCACTTTCTCTCCCGC
The nucleotide sequence above comes from Chlorobaculum tepidum TLS. Encoded proteins:
- a CDS encoding YicC/YloC family endoribonuclease — encoded protein: MLESMTGYGSAERSEKGMKVLVELRSVNNRFAEIGVKLPRQLLSWELEVRELIRASFQRGKISAFVQLQLEEAEALPVTVNPSKVRGYKALLETVRREAEIEAPVTLDHVLRFSEIFEPDHTILEHPDEIWPIAQSALIEAIGNLKEMRRKEGEELAIDFLSRIDEIERTLKEIKEIAAGNLETIRKRLASKISAIAGCDVEYSKDRLEMEIVMAAERLDITEECIRFSSHNKFFIEELNNSSSGSGRKLNFLLQEQLREANTIASKSQNADISQKVVHIKEELEKVREQLQNIE